The Daphnia carinata strain CSIRO-1 chromosome 1, CSIRO_AGI_Dcar_HiC_V3, whole genome shotgun sequence sequence tagaaTGATGTTTTACCTGCCATCCCTGTAGTAATAGACTGCGATCGACCATCCGGAGCCACATTACGGCATCTGCTGCTTGAAAATCTTTCAGTCGACGACACCGGCGGTATAGGAAAACGCCAAAACAGCGGAGAAGTTCGGACGTCGATGCTTGGACAACTGTTTTCTTCGCTTTATTAACGGGTTTATTAAGAACAATCGTtctgttattattgtttttgtttgtgtcagCAACTTGTTGGATTTTAGGTTCCCGTTTGTCTTCCAtctgaaatttgttttctattttccgACTCCCAGTGCAGACACCCTTCGAGTCGAACGGTGTTACCGACAGCATCAGCGGTGGACGAACAgtagtttttgtttgaaatgtcGGTTCAAAGTAGTCATTCGTTCTTAAAGTGTAACGTGCTTTTTGAATATTCTTGTTATTATCGAGCACAGGATGCACGTTATCCAACGGTGTTCGCAAGACAGACACGCGGTTGGAGATAGTTGCATTgtgaatttccattttctttttctgggtAGCAGGGTTAGAAAGTCGTTTCCAACTGAGCGAATTTATAAACGTTGATGACTTACGAAAATTACGCTCCAGCTGACTGTCTCTTACATCGTTTTCGTTCCGAATAATTCCAACGTGAGATTTGTTATTTGGCTCATCCGTTTGGCTGGTGGTCGGATGCAAAATGGCGTCTTTACAGCAATGATGGTGATTTTGGGCGTCTGACGTGATGGCTGATCGAACGTCGCGAGCATTTAAGCTCATGACCATTCCCATGATCTTTAACTAGAATCCTTCACAGTTTTCACTGCTTTTC is a genomic window containing:
- the LOC130693618 gene encoding cyclin-dependent kinase 5 activator 1-like, with the translated sequence MGMVMSLNARDVRSAITSDAQNHHHCCKDAILHPTTSQTDEPNNKSHVGIIRNENDVRDSQLERNFRKSSTFINSLSWKRLSNPATQKKKMEIHNATISNRVSVLRTPLDNVHPVLDNNKNIQKARYTLRTNDYFEPTFQTKTTVRPPLMLSVTPFDSKGVCTGSRKIENKFQMEDKREPKIQQVADTNKNNNNRTIVLNKPVNKAKKTVVQASTSELLRCFGVFLYRRCRRLKDFQAADAVMWLRMVDRSLLLQGWQDIGFINPSNVVFVYLIVRTIVTENVESEQELQSIVLTCLYLSYSYMGNEISYPLKPFLVDSDRSRFWNRCLSIIDRLSNDMLRLNSEPAFFTEIFSELKSYGTSTFHS